A DNA window from Methanothermobacter sp. contains the following coding sequences:
- a CDS encoding 50S ribosomal protein L34e → MPELRYRSRSYKRIFKRTPGGRTVIHYRRKKPSKHVCAGCGKPLHGVPRGRPYEIRKLSKSKKRPNRPYGGYYCSSCARKVFKKEARS, encoded by the coding sequence ATGCCAGAGTTAAGATACAGATCCAGATCATATAAGAGAATCTTCAAGAGAACTCCTGGAGGAAGGACGGTTATACATTACCGCAGAAAGAAACCATCAAAGCATGTATGTGCTGGCTGCGGAAAGCCACTCCATGGTGTTCCAAGAGGAAGACCATATGAGATAAGAAAACTCTCAAAGTCCAAGAAGAGACCCAACAGACCATACGGTGGTTACTACTGTTCAAGCTGCGCACGCAAAGTCTTTAAGAAAGAGGCAAGGTCATAA
- a CDS encoding 50S ribosomal protein L14e, translating to MAAIEVGRVCVKTAGREAGEKCVILDIIDKNFVEVVGVNVKNRRCNIGHLEPTEKKIEIKSDDIEEIKKELEALE from the coding sequence ATGGCAGCAATAGAAGTTGGAAGAGTATGTGTGAAAACCGCAGGTAGAGAAGCCGGTGAAAAATGCGTGATACTTGATATCATCGACAAAAACTTCGTTGAAGTTGTGGGTGTCAATGTTAAGAACAGGAGGTGTAACATAGGACACCTTGAACCAACAGAGAAAAAGATAGAGATCAAATCCGATGATATCGAGGAAATAAAGAAGGAACTTGAAGCCCTTGAATAA
- a CDS encoding uL15 family ribosomal protein has translation MIRKRRKITRMRGSRTVGGGCSKKRRGAGHRGGRGQAGGHKHHWTWIVKYDPKHFGKYGFKRPQKLIKRLETVNLAYIDERIPDLLEKGIASEEDGMVVLDVRDLGFEKVLGSGRITRPVHIKALEFSESAVEKITEAGGKAEVIE, from the coding sequence ATGATCCGGAAAAGACGAAAGATCACAAGGATGAGGGGCTCACGCACCGTGGGTGGAGGATGCTCCAAGAAGAGAAGGGGAGCAGGTCACCGCGGAGGCAGAGGACAGGCAGGTGGACACAAACACCACTGGACATGGATCGTCAAGTACGACCCAAAACACTTTGGAAAGTACGGTTTCAAAAGGCCCCAGAAACTCATAAAGAGGCTGGAAACAGTTAACCTTGCCTATATCGATGAAAGGATTCCTGACCTCCTTGAGAAGGGAATTGCATCTGAAGAGGACGGAATGGTGGTGCTGGATGTAAGGGACCTTGGCTTCGAAAAGGTCCTTGGAAGCGGAAGGATCACACGACCCGTCCACATCAAGGCCCTTGAGTTCTCTGAGAGTGCCGTTGAGAAGATCACAGAGGCCGGGGGAAAGGCTGAAGTGATAGAGTAA
- a CDS encoding 30S ribosomal protein S11, translating to MAEKEKWGIANIYSSFNNTIITITDITGAETITQWSGGKVVRADRQESSPFAAMEAATRAADDAKEKGIVGLHIKVRAPGGNGPRTPGPGAQAAIRALARAGMKIGKIEDVTPIPHDGTGRPGGKRGRRV from the coding sequence ATGGCTGAAAAGGAAAAATGGGGAATCGCAAATATTTACTCATCATTCAACAACACAATAATCACCATTACAGACATAACCGGTGCAGAGACCATCACACAGTGGTCCGGTGGTAAGGTTGTGAGGGCTGACCGTCAGGAGTCATCACCCTTCGCTGCCATGGAGGCTGCAACAAGGGCTGCTGATGATGCAAAGGAGAAGGGTATCGTCGGCCTGCACATCAAGGTGAGGGCCCCAGGTGGAAACGGCCCAAGAACACCAGGACCAGGTGCACAGGCAGCCATAAGGGCCCTTGCAAGGGCAGGAATGAAGATAGGCAAAATTGAGGATGTAACTCCCATACCTCATGATGGCACAGGAAGACCTGGAGGTAAGAGGGGAAGAAGGGTCTAA
- a CDS encoding DNA-directed RNA polymerase subunit D: MDIALKEKTDTEMVFVVTGVTVPFINAIRRICMMEVPKLAIEYVNMYRNDARMFDEVLAHRLGLVPLKADPEFIEGLKMPDECDCEEYCSECSVSFTLKKKGPGVVYSRDLLSETPAVEPVYPDIPLVKLGDEDEVELEAVAQLGVGRDHAKWEPTTACAYKYYPMITFTEECDECLECVDACPRGVLGEESGKPEVLDVENCSMCKSCVRACDKGAIIVGYEEGKFIFRIETDGSVDPKDVLLKACDILRDKAERVITFCEGG, translated from the coding sequence ATGGATATTGCTCTTAAGGAAAAAACTGATACCGAAATGGTCTTTGTGGTCACTGGCGTAACCGTTCCATTCATAAACGCCATAAGGAGGATCTGCATGATGGAGGTCCCAAAACTGGCAATCGAGTACGTTAACATGTACAGGAACGACGCCAGGATGTTTGATGAGGTACTTGCCCACAGGCTTGGACTGGTACCCCTCAAAGCTGACCCTGAATTCATTGAGGGCCTGAAAATGCCTGATGAGTGTGACTGTGAGGAATACTGCTCTGAATGCAGTGTATCATTCACACTCAAAAAGAAGGGCCCCGGTGTCGTCTACTCCAGGGATCTTCTATCAGAGACACCTGCAGTCGAACCTGTATATCCAGATATCCCCCTGGTGAAGCTGGGGGATGAGGATGAGGTTGAACTGGAGGCTGTTGCACAGCTCGGCGTGGGAAGGGATCATGCCAAGTGGGAGCCCACAACAGCATGCGCATACAAGTACTACCCCATGATAACATTCACAGAGGAATGCGATGAGTGCCTGGAATGTGTGGATGCATGTCCAAGGGGAGTCCTTGGGGAGGAATCAGGGAAACCTGAGGTACTTGACGTTGAAAACTGTTCAATGTGCAAGAGCTGTGTGAGGGCATGTGATAAAGGGGCCATAATTGTGGGATATGAGGAAGGCAAGTTCATATTCAGGATAGAGACCGACGGATCAGTTGACCCTAAGGATGTCCTTCTTAAGGCATGTGACATCCTCAGAGACAAGGCAGAAAGGGTAATAACATTTTGTGAAGGAGGCTAA
- a CDS encoding RNA-guided pseudouridylation complex pseudouridine synthase subunit Cbf5, which translates to MAEFIELKESRTDPAYGCPPHERDIETHISHGVVNLDKPSGPTSHQVDAWVRDMLHAEKVGHGGTLDPKVTGVLPLGINRATRVMQLLLEAPKEYVCLMRVHREVDEDRIREVLGEFQGKIFQIPPLKSAVKRELRVRTIYDVNILEIDGQDVLFRIACEAGTYVRKYCHDVGEALGTGAHMAELRRTRVGPFTEEGLVTLHDLKDAYQFWVEDGDEGFLRECILPMEFAVSHLPRAVILDSAVDAVCHGADLARGGIAGLDDNIKKGDTVAVMTLKGELVAVGEALMPSLDIVAADSGLVIETDKVFMKPGTYPRMWRQSM; encoded by the coding sequence ATGGCAGAATTCATAGAGTTAAAGGAGTCACGCACGGACCCTGCATATGGGTGCCCGCCCCACGAGAGGGACATTGAGACCCACATATCACATGGCGTTGTTAACCTTGATAAACCATCTGGTCCCACCTCCCACCAGGTGGATGCATGGGTTCGGGACATGCTCCACGCAGAGAAGGTGGGGCATGGGGGCACACTGGACCCCAAGGTTACAGGTGTCCTGCCCCTGGGCATAAACAGGGCCACAAGGGTCATGCAGCTCCTCCTTGAGGCCCCCAAGGAATACGTATGCCTTATGAGGGTTCACAGGGAGGTGGATGAGGACAGGATAAGGGAGGTACTAGGGGAGTTTCAGGGAAAGATCTTCCAGATACCCCCCCTCAAGTCAGCTGTTAAAAGGGAGCTCCGCGTAAGGACCATCTACGATGTTAATATACTTGAGATTGATGGGCAGGATGTTCTCTTCAGGATAGCCTGTGAGGCAGGGACCTACGTGAGGAAGTACTGCCATGATGTGGGCGAGGCCCTTGGTACAGGGGCCCACATGGCTGAACTCAGACGGACACGTGTGGGTCCCTTCACGGAGGAGGGGCTGGTAACCCTCCATGACCTCAAGGACGCCTACCAGTTCTGGGTTGAGGATGGGGATGAAGGATTCCTGAGGGAATGCATCCTTCCAATGGAGTTTGCAGTATCCCATCTCCCCCGTGCCGTTATCCTTGACTCTGCGGTTGATGCAGTATGCCATGGCGCTGACCTTGCACGTGGGGGCATAGCGGGCCTGGATGATAACATAAAAAAGGGCGACACAGTTGCGGTGATGACCCTCAAGGGGGAACTTGTGGCTGTTGGTGAGGCACTGATGCCGTCCCTTGATATTGTGGCCGCAGACAGTGGCCTTGTGATTGAGACAGATAAGGTCTTCATGAAGCCTGGAACCTACCCCAGGATGTGGCGCCAGTCTATGTAG
- the rpsD gene encoding 30S ribosomal protein S4 yields the protein MGHPRKARKKYDTPPHPWNAERIKEENRLVAKYGLKNKKEVWKAETMVRRYRRDARYLLGISGEHTKKEREQLLGHLVRAGILNEGANLEDVLDLTVEDVLRRRLQTLVHKRGLARTVNEARQMVVHGHIALDGRKIDAPGYIVKRGEEDKIGFYPSSPMKKQIEAAQDAE from the coding sequence ATGGGACACCCACGTAAGGCAAGAAAAAAGTATGACACTCCACCTCACCCATGGAACGCTGAAAGAATAAAGGAAGAAAACAGGCTTGTGGCAAAGTACGGCCTCAAGAACAAGAAGGAAGTCTGGAAAGCAGAAACAATGGTGAGGAGGTACAGGAGGGATGCAAGGTACCTCCTGGGTATATCAGGTGAACACACAAAGAAGGAGAGGGAACAGCTCCTGGGACACCTTGTGAGGGCAGGAATACTCAACGAGGGCGCAAACCTTGAGGACGTCCTTGACCTCACAGTGGAGGACGTGCTCAGGAGGAGACTCCAGACACTGGTTCACAAGAGGGGACTTGCAAGGACAGTGAACGAGGCCAGACAGATGGTGGTTCACGGCCACATAGCCCTCGACGGCAGGAAAATCGACGCCCCGGGATACATAGTTAAAAGGGGAGAAGAGGACAAAATAGGATTCTACCCATCATCCCCAATGAAAAAACAGATTGAAGCAGCCCAGGACGCTGAATAA
- a CDS encoding EMC3/TMCO1 family protein, with protein MVLEVVYGALNAVFGPFIAMDPNPQNPILTVFLISAIVAFIITLANKLLVDQERLEELKAEMQEFQQEMMEARKKNDMQALEEIQKKQMEFMDKQREMMTMSFKPMIVTFVPIILVFYWMGQEPHIVKTLVILPQVAYYVLLVPLWHMFYGMPPNAPSYAIGWLGWYILCSFAMSQIFRKFMGLKGGM; from the coding sequence ATGGTGCTTGAAGTCGTATACGGGGCACTGAACGCTGTATTCGGTCCATTCATTGCAATGGACCCGAATCCACAGAACCCCATCCTCACGGTATTCCTGATATCAGCAATAGTGGCCTTTATCATAACACTGGCAAACAAATTGCTTGTGGACCAGGAAAGGCTCGAAGAACTTAAAGCTGAAATGCAGGAGTTCCAGCAGGAGATGATGGAGGCAAGAAAGAAGAATGACATGCAGGCGCTTGAGGAGATCCAGAAAAAACAGATGGAGTTCATGGACAAACAGCGCGAAATGATGACCATGTCATTCAAGCCAATGATAGTCACTTTCGTGCCCATAATCCTTGTCTTCTACTGGATGGGACAGGAACCACACATAGTCAAGACACTGGTGATATTGCCCCAGGTTGCATACTATGTCCTCCTTGTCCCCCTGTGGCACATGTTCTATGGCATGCCACCAAACGCCCCATCCTATGCCATAGGATGGCTTGGCTGGTACATCTTATGCTCCTTTGCAATGTCCCAGATATTCAGAAAGTTCATGGGACTTAAAGGTGGAATGTAA
- a CDS encoding 30S ribosomal protein S13, which yields MEEEFKHMVRIARKDIDGNKTMENALTSIKGVGKALSRAIIMSAGYDLNQRIGYLSDEEIERLEEAIKNPAKYNIPSWMINRRNDYETGEDKHLIESDLDMCLREDLNRMRKTRSYKGRRHELGLPVRGQRTKSTFRKGSSVGVRRKKR from the coding sequence ATGGAAGAAGAATTCAAACATATGGTTCGTATTGCCAGAAAGGACATTGATGGTAATAAGACCATGGAAAATGCCCTCACAAGTATAAAGGGCGTTGGAAAGGCTCTTTCAAGGGCAATAATCATGTCAGCAGGATACGATCTTAACCAGAGGATAGGCTACCTTTCAGATGAGGAAATAGAGAGGCTTGAAGAGGCCATAAAGAACCCTGCAAAGTACAACATCCCATCATGGATGATCAACAGGCGTAACGATTACGAGACAGGCGAGGACAAGCACCTCATAGAGTCAGACCTTGACATGTGCCTCAGAGAGGACCTGAACCGCATGAGGAAAACAAGAAGCTACAAGGGAAGAAGACACGAACTTGGACTACCTGTCAGGGGACAGAGGACAAAGTCCACATTCAGGAAGGGCTCCTCAGTTGGTGTGAGAAGGAAGAAAAGGTAG
- a CDS encoding 50S ribosomal protein L13, with product MIINGEGHILGRLASVVSQKLLEGEEVVVLNAEKIIITGSKQWAYSKYKQRIDRASISNPRRMGPKYPRRPDDIFRRTVRGMLPYRKSRGREAFKGLKAYVGVPREFKDEEMVEIPEARAGNIKKGMELGEISELLGAKF from the coding sequence ATGATCATCAATGGAGAAGGACATATCCTTGGAAGACTGGCAAGCGTGGTCAGCCAGAAACTCCTGGAAGGGGAGGAAGTGGTTGTCCTCAATGCTGAGAAAATCATAATCACAGGCTCAAAGCAGTGGGCATACAGCAAGTACAAGCAGAGGATTGACAGGGCCAGCATATCAAACCCCCGCAGAATGGGTCCCAAGTACCCGAGAAGACCCGACGACATATTCAGAAGAACCGTGAGGGGAATGCTCCCCTACAGGAAATCAAGGGGCAGAGAGGCCTTCAAGGGACTGAAGGCATATGTTGGCGTTCCAAGGGAATTCAAGGATGAAGAAATGGTTGAAATACCTGAGGCCAGGGCAGGTAACATAAAGAAGGGAATGGAGCTTGGAGAAATCTCAGAACTTCTGGGCGCTAAATTCTAA
- the cmk gene encoding (d)CMP kinase, translating into MIITIGGLAGTGTTTVARILSERTGIPCVSAGDVFRQMAAERKLDILEFSKLAEENPEIDIEIDRRQARLADEHEDLILEGRLSAHFARADLKVLLMAPFDVRAQRISIRESKDLETVKNEIRIREASEAQRYREIHGIDVDDLEVYDIVINTSHFDAEGVAEIILKVTEVI; encoded by the coding sequence ATGATCATAACCATCGGTGGTCTGGCCGGCACTGGCACAACAACCGTTGCCAGAATTCTGTCTGAGAGGACAGGGATACCCTGTGTTTCCGCAGGTGATGTCTTCAGGCAGATGGCTGCTGAGAGGAAACTTGACATACTGGAGTTCAGCAAACTTGCAGAGGAGAATCCAGAGATAGACATAGAGATCGACAGGAGACAGGCCAGACTTGCAGATGAACATGAGGACCTCATACTTGAGGGAAGACTCTCTGCACACTTTGCAAGGGCGGATCTGAAGGTCCTGCTGATGGCACCCTTTGATGTGAGGGCACAGCGAATAAGTATCCGGGAATCCAAGGACCTGGAGACGGTCAAGAATGAGATCCGGATACGTGAGGCCAGTGAAGCCCAGAGGTACAGGGAGATTCACGGTATAGATGTGGATGACCTTGAGGTATACGACATTGTGATAAACACCAGCCATTTTGACGCTGAAGGCGTGGCTGAAATCATACTAAAAGTTACCGAGGTGATTTAA
- a CDS encoding adenylate kinase has product MKVVVVAGIPGSGSTTVLENTLRELDYLNVNYGDVMLEIAREKGLVENRDQMRTLEPGVQKEIQRAAAKSIRERSLENNIIVDTHCTIKTPAGFLPGLPVWVLEELEPDMFVLVEADPEEIFTRRISDTSRNRDMESLQEIDLHQQMNRAAAMAYATLTGATVKIVKNHNNQLESAVSEMKNILE; this is encoded by the coding sequence ATGAAGGTTGTTGTAGTTGCAGGTATACCTGGTTCAGGAAGCACGACGGTCCTTGAGAACACCCTCAGGGAGCTTGACTACCTCAATGTGAATTACGGGGATGTCATGCTTGAAATAGCCCGTGAAAAGGGACTTGTTGAAAACAGGGACCAGATGAGAACCCTTGAACCTGGAGTCCAGAAGGAGATACAGAGGGCGGCTGCGAAAAGTATAAGAGAAAGGTCACTGGAAAATAATATAATCGTCGACACACACTGCACCATAAAGACGCCTGCTGGTTTTCTGCCAGGTCTTCCAGTATGGGTTCTTGAGGAACTGGAACCTGACATGTTTGTGCTTGTGGAGGCTGATCCAGAGGAGATCTTCACAAGGAGGATTAGCGATACTTCCAGAAACAGGGATATGGAATCCCTGCAGGAGATCGACCTCCATCAGCAGATGAACAGGGCAGCTGCAATGGCCTACGCCACACTCACAGGCGCAACTGTTAAGATTGTTAAGAACCACAACAACCAGCTTGAGTCTGCAGTCAGTGAGATGAAGAACATTCTGGAGTAA
- a CDS encoding 50S ribosomal protein L18e: MARKITKTNPNLIKLIRNLRKKSSQEGAAIWKDVARRLERPTRNRAEVNISKINRYTDENETVVVPGKVLGSGSLDHKVQVVALSFSQTARDKIEGAGGECLTLGKIVEENPAIKNIRIIE; the protein is encoded by the coding sequence ATGGCTAGGAAGATTACCAAGACAAATCCCAATCTCATAAAACTCATACGCAACCTCAGAAAGAAATCATCCCAGGAGGGCGCGGCGATCTGGAAGGACGTTGCAAGGAGGCTCGAAAGACCCACAAGGAACAGGGCCGAGGTTAACATTTCCAAGATAAACAGGTACACAGATGAAAATGAAACTGTCGTTGTACCTGGAAAGGTCCTTGGAAGCGGGAGCCTTGACCATAAGGTTCAGGTTGTCGCCCTATCGTTTTCACAGACAGCCAGGGATAAGATAGAGGGTGCTGGTGGAGAGTGCCTGACACTCGGAAAGATCGTTGAAGAGAATCCAGCCATAAAGAACATCAGGATAATAGAATAA
- a CDS encoding DNA-directed RNA polymerase subunit N produces the protein MIPVRCLSCGKPVSAYFNEYQKRVADGEDPKDVLDDLGLKRYCCRRMLISHVETW, from the coding sequence ATGATTCCAGTAAGATGTTTAAGCTGCGGAAAACCGGTATCAGCCTATTTCAATGAGTATCAGAAAAGAGTGGCTGATGGAGAGGACCCAAAGGATGTCCTTGATGACCTGGGTCTTAAGAGGTACTGCTGCAGACGAATGTTAATTTCACATGTTGAGACATGGTAG
- the eno gene encoding phosphopyruvate hydratase: MESIIEDVRVRKILDSRGNPTVEVDVITWNGFGRAAAPSGASTGSREVTAFPSGGVDEIITEVEDIISSELIGMDAVDLQDIDLVLKEIDGTENLSSLGGNTVVAVSMATARAAASSYNMPLYRFLGGNLATAIPYPLGNMINGGAHAGENAPDIQEFLVVPVGAEDITEAVFANAAVHKKIRELIQKKDPSFTGGKGDEGGWVPSLSNHDALDIQVTACEEVTDELGVEVRPSLDLAASEFWDPELEKYVYKQEKVQKDTGEQIEFVREIIETYDMYYVEDPFHEGDFEGFAELTSLVGDRCIICGDDIFVTNREILREGIEMGAANGIIIKPNQIGTLTDTYLTVKLARENRYTPVVSHRSGETTDDTIAHLAVAFGAPLIKTGAIGGERIAKLNELIRIQEEIPYSTMAELPF; the protein is encoded by the coding sequence GTGGAAAGTATAATTGAAGATGTTAGAGTAAGAAAAATTCTTGATAGCAGGGGAAACCCAACGGTTGAGGTTGATGTTATAACCTGGAACGGCTTTGGAAGGGCAGCGGCCCCCAGCGGTGCAAGCACAGGTTCCAGGGAGGTTACCGCCTTCCCATCAGGTGGGGTTGATGAGATCATAACAGAGGTTGAGGATATAATCTCATCAGAACTCATAGGAATGGATGCCGTTGACCTGCAGGACATAGACCTCGTTTTAAAGGAGATTGATGGAACCGAGAATCTCTCATCACTTGGAGGGAACACTGTGGTTGCCGTCTCAATGGCAACCGCCAGGGCAGCCGCGTCATCATACAACATGCCCCTCTACAGGTTCCTGGGCGGCAACCTTGCAACCGCCATACCATACCCCCTGGGCAACATGATAAACGGGGGAGCCCATGCTGGAGAGAACGCACCTGACATACAGGAATTCCTTGTGGTGCCTGTGGGTGCAGAGGACATAACAGAAGCGGTATTTGCAAATGCAGCAGTCCACAAGAAGATAAGGGAACTCATACAGAAAAAGGATCCCTCCTTCACGGGAGGTAAGGGTGATGAGGGCGGATGGGTGCCAAGCCTGTCAAACCATGATGCACTGGATATACAGGTAACAGCCTGTGAGGAGGTCACAGACGAACTCGGCGTTGAGGTCAGGCCATCACTGGACCTTGCAGCAAGTGAATTCTGGGACCCTGAACTTGAAAAGTACGTCTACAAACAGGAGAAGGTCCAGAAGGACACCGGTGAACAGATAGAGTTTGTCAGGGAGATCATCGAAACCTATGACATGTACTATGTTGAGGACCCATTCCATGAGGGCGACTTTGAGGGCTTCGCGGAACTCACATCACTTGTGGGGGACCGCTGCATAATCTGCGGTGACGACATCTTCGTGACCAACAGGGAGATACTCAGAGAGGGCATAGAGATGGGTGCCGCCAATGGTATAATCATCAAACCAAACCAGATAGGTACACTCACAGACACCTACCTGACAGTCAAACTTGCCCGTGAGAACCGTTACACCCCTGTGGTCTCCCACAGGTCAGGTGAGACAACAGATGATACAATAGCCCACCTTGCAGTGGCATTCGGCGCACCACTTATCAAGACAGGCGCTATAGGCGGTGAGAGGATAGCCAAACTTAATGAACTCATACGCATACAGGAAGAGATTCCATATTCCACCATGGCTGAACTGCCATTTTAA
- the secY gene encoding preprotein translocase subunit SecY, producing MEQLKEKFEPIFSFLPQVKSPGYRVPFREKLKWTGIILVLYFFLAQIPLYGLSPRAVDQFAQLRAVLAGNFGSILTLGIGPIVSASIILQLLVGGKILKLDLSKHEDKAFFQGLQKLLAIVFTFFEALIFVLTGSLAPSAPQFVWILILQLTIGGILIIFLDEVVSKWGFGSGVGLFIAAGVSQEIIVGAFNPLSAPTQPGVPAGRITGFLYLLFTGQSPDFQYYVLPVLALIAVFLVVVYAESMRVEIPISMGGGKRLSRGAVGKYPLRFIYASNMPVILTSALLLNVQLMANVFQKLGYPILGTVSNGQPVDGLAYLLTAPRSIDALILDPFKVLFYAVVFIGLCVLFAWLWVEISNIGPKHVAKQLYQMGMQIPGFRSSRGQFEKILKRYIPTITILGGAFVGLLAFVADLTGSLGGGTGVLLTVGIVYRLYEEIAQEQLMDMHPILRSFLGD from the coding sequence GTGGAGCAGTTGAAGGAAAAATTTGAGCCCATATTCTCATTCCTGCCACAGGTAAAATCACCTGGCTACAGGGTACCCTTCAGGGAGAAACTCAAATGGACAGGTATAATCCTTGTCCTCTATTTCTTCCTGGCCCAGATACCACTCTACGGTTTAAGCCCCAGGGCTGTGGACCAGTTTGCCCAGCTGAGGGCTGTTCTTGCAGGAAACTTCGGTTCAATACTCACACTGGGTATAGGACCCATTGTGTCAGCATCAATCATACTCCAGCTTCTGGTTGGAGGTAAGATACTGAAGCTGGACCTCTCGAAGCATGAGGATAAGGCCTTTTTCCAGGGACTGCAGAAGCTCCTTGCCATCGTATTCACCTTCTTTGAGGCACTGATCTTTGTACTGACAGGGTCACTGGCACCCTCAGCCCCCCAGTTTGTCTGGATACTCATACTGCAGCTCACCATTGGAGGAATACTCATAATATTCCTCGACGAGGTTGTATCCAAATGGGGCTTTGGTAGCGGTGTTGGACTTTTCATTGCAGCAGGCGTATCCCAGGAGATAATTGTGGGTGCCTTCAACCCCCTCTCTGCACCCACACAGCCAGGGGTACCCGCCGGGAGAATAACAGGTTTCCTATACCTCCTGTTCACAGGGCAGAGTCCTGACTTCCAGTACTACGTTCTCCCTGTACTGGCCCTCATAGCGGTTTTCCTCGTCGTCGTCTATGCCGAGAGTATGAGGGTGGAGATACCCATATCCATGGGAGGGGGTAAGAGGCTCTCAAGGGGTGCTGTTGGAAAGTACCCCCTGCGTTTCATATACGCCAGTAACATGCCGGTTATACTGACAAGCGCACTCCTCCTGAATGTTCAGCTAATGGCAAACGTGTTCCAGAAACTTGGATACCCCATACTCGGTACTGTAAGCAATGGGCAGCCGGTTGATGGGCTCGCATACCTTCTCACAGCTCCACGCTCAATCGACGCCCTCATACTGGACCCATTCAAGGTACTGTTCTATGCGGTTGTATTCATAGGGCTCTGTGTCCTCTTTGCCTGGCTCTGGGTTGAGATAAGTAACATAGGTCCCAAGCATGTTGCAAAACAGCTTTACCAGATGGGTATGCAGATCCCTGGTTTCAGGAGCAGCAGGGGGCAGTTCGAGAAGATACTGAAACGCTACATACCCACGATAACGATCCTGGGAGGGGCATTTGTGGGGCTCCTTGCATTCGTGGCTGACCTGACAGGTTCTCTCGGTGGAGGTACAGGTGTCCTTCTAACGGTGGGTATAGTTTACAGGCTCTATGAGGAGATTGCCCAGGAGCAGCTGATGGATATGCACCCAATACTCAGAAGCTTCCTGGGAGATTAG
- a CDS encoding DNA-directed RNA polymerase subunit K, which translates to MASKKLTRFERARLIGARALQISMGARPQVEIEESLDPVDIARKELEKKVMPLDVRRDR; encoded by the coding sequence ATGGCGTCAAAAAAACTCACACGTTTTGAAAGGGCTAGGTTAATAGGTGCCAGGGCACTCCAGATATCAATGGGTGCAAGGCCCCAGGTTGAGATCGAGGAGTCACTGGACCCTGTTGATATAGCCAGGAAGGAACTTGAAAAGAAGGTAATGCCACTGGATGTTAGAAGAGACAGATAA
- a CDS encoding 30S ribosomal protein S9, whose translation MRKVIHTSGKRKTAIARGTISEGKGRVRINKVPVELYTPELARLKIMEPLQLAGDIVNDVDINIKVVGGGIVGQAEAARMVIARGLVEWTGDMDLKEKFVRYDRTMLVGDPRRSEPKKYGGRGARARRQKSYR comes from the coding sequence ATGAGGAAGGTTATTCACACAAGCGGCAAAAGGAAAACCGCCATTGCAAGGGGAACCATAAGCGAAGGTAAGGGTAGAGTGAGGATCAATAAGGTGCCTGTGGAACTCTACACCCCTGAACTTGCAAGGCTCAAGATCATGGAACCACTGCAGCTGGCCGGTGACATCGTTAATGATGTGGACATAAACATCAAGGTCGTCGGAGGCGGAATCGTGGGCCAGGCAGAGGCTGCAAGAATGGTCATAGCCAGGGGCCTCGTGGAATGGACAGGGGACATGGACCTCAAGGAGAAGTTTGTCAGGTACGACAGGACAATGCTTGTAGGGGACCCCAGGCGTTCAGAACCCAAGAAGTACGGTGGACGCGGCGCCCGTGCAAGGAGACAGAAGAGTTACAGGTAG